Below is a window of Streptomyces sp. NBC_00223 DNA.
CGGTGGTGGTCTTCGCGGGAGCGGCGCAGTTCCTCTTCATCGGCATCGTGGGCGCCGGCGGCAACCCGGTGGCCGCCGTGGTCGCGGGGCTGCTGGTGAACGCGCGGCACGTACCGTTCGGCTTCGCGGTCGGCGACGCCCTCGGTACGGGGTGGCTGCGGCGGATCGTCGGCAGTCACCTGATGGTGGACGAGACGGTCGCGTTCACCCTCGCGCAGGACGAGCTCCGGCTGCGGCGCGTGGCGTACTGGGCCTGCGGGACGGCGCTGTTCGCGTCCTGGAACCTCGGGGTGGTGGCGGGCACGTTCGGCGGCCGGGCGGTGGGCGACACGGACGTCTTCGGGCTCGACGCGGCCTTCCCCGCGGTGCTGCTCGCGCTGCTGCTGCCGTCGCTGAACGACGCGGCGACGCGGCGGGCGGCGGCCGCGGGCGTGGTGATCGCGCTGGTCGCGGCGCCGTATCTGCCGGCCGGGCTGCCGGTGCTGCTCGCGCTCGGCGGGGTGGCGGCGGGAGCGCCGTGGCAGCACTCCCGGAACGAGGCGTCGCGGGATGGCGCCGGCGCGGCGCGGGACGGGGTGGCGCCGTGAGTACGGGTACGGGTCTGGTCTTCGCCACGGCCGTTCTCGGCGTCGGCACGTTCGCGTTCCGCTTCGCGGGGCCGGTGCTACGGGCCCGGGTGCCTCTCTCGCCGCGCCTGGAACGTCTGATGGCCGTGGCGGTCGTCGTCCTGCTGGCCGCGCTGGTCGCGACGTCCTCGCTCACGGAGTCGCACGCGTTCGCGGGCCCGGCCCGGCCGGCGGGGGTGCTCGTCGGCGGGATCTGCGCGTGGCGCCGGGCGCCGTTCTTCGTCGTGGTCCTCGCCGCGGCGGTCACGACGGCGGGGTTGCGGCTGCTGGGCGTGGCGTGATCCCCGTGCTTGCCTTTCTGCCGGTCAGACGCCGTCGGGACGTTGGCCGTCCCGCCGCGGGGTGAAGCCCTACGACGTCGCCTTCGGCGCGAACGGGACGTGACGGCCGCCGCCGCGACGAGCAGTCAACGGGCAGTGCCCCCGCCCCCGACCGCCGGTCGGCACCGCCGAACCACGCCGTCCCAACCGGGCGCCCCTGCGGCGGGAAACAGGTGCACGCTCCCCGCGAGCCCAGCGCAGGCGCACAGGTCAACCGACCTCCACAGCAGGGGGGACGTGACGGGCCCAGCGGGTCCCGCGCCCCGACCGCCGGTCGGCACCGCCGAACCACGCCGTCCCGGCTTAGCACCGCCGCGGCGGGAAAGGCGGAGGCGACGCGGGAAGGCGGGGATACGGCCGCCCACGCGGTCGAGTGTTCGCCGCCTTCGGCGCGAAGGGGCGTGACGGCCGCCGCCGCGGCAAGCGGCCAACGGACGGCGCCCCGCCCCAAACGCCGGTCGGCACCGCCGGACCACGCCGTCCCGACTGAGCACCATTGCGGCGGGAAATTGGCGAGCGCCACCACAAGCACAGCGCAGGCGCACAGGAACGTAACGGGCCCATCGGGTCCACCGCCTCGACCGCCGGTCGACACCGCCGGACCACGCCATCTCGGCTGAGCACCATTGCGGCGGGAAATTGGCGAGCGCCACCACAAGCACAGCGCAGGCGCACAGGTCAACCGGCCCCCACGGCAAGGGGAACGTCACGACCCCGCAGGCCCCCGCCCCAAACGCCGGTCGACACCGCCGGACCCCGCCATCCCGGCTGAGCACCGCCGCGGCGGAAAAAGGTGCACGCCCCCCGCGAGCCCAGCGCAGGCGCACAGGCCAACCGGCCCCCACGGCAAGGGGAACGTGACGGGCCCAGCAGGTCCCGCGCCCCGACCGCCGGTCCACACCGCCGGTCCACACCGCCGCGGCGCCGACCCGAGCTGCGGCTGGGCGCCAACTGGCCGCCCGGGCGACGGGCTCGTGGGGGTGGGGAGATAGGCGGGAACGGAGCTGACAGGGGGAATCCAGATCGTGTTACGTGTCATGTCTCCGTCGATTCACACGCGACCGTCACCGTCCAGACGGAGAGCCGCCCCCAGCCACCCCCCACTGGAGGACACATGACCCGTCAGTTCACCCGCCGAGCCCCCCACCCCGCGCGAACCGCGCGAACCGCGCGCCTCGGCGCCCTCGCCGCCTGCCTCACGCTCGCCTTCGCCCTCCCCCTCGCCGGAGGCGGCCCCGCCTCCGGCGCCGACACCGACGCCCTGCCGCTCACCGCCGCCACCACGTCCGGCCTGCACAACACCTACGACCCCGCCGCGTTCGGCTACCTCGCCCAGGCGCTCGACACCGGCACCTCGATGATCGAACTCGACGTCTGGGACGACTTCCTGACCCAGGAGTGGAAGGTCAGCCACTCCAACCCGACCGGCAACGGCAACAACTGCGTCGACGCCTCCACGCCCGCGCAGCTCTACAGCGGCGGTGCCAACAAGGACCTGGAGAGCTGCCTCGACGACGTCCGGGTGTGGCTCGGCGCGCACCCGGGACACGGGCCGCTGATCATCAAGCTGGAGATGAAGGCCGGTTTCCAGGCCACCTTCGGGATGAGTCCGGCCAAGCTCGACCAGTCGATCAGCGCGCACCTCGGCAGCCTGGTGTTCAAGCCCGCCGACCTCCTCGCCAAGCCCGGTGGCGGCACGTACGCCACGCTGGACGACGCGGCCGTCGCGAACAACTGGCCCACCCGGCAGCAACTCGCCGGCAAGGTGCTCCTGGAGATCATCCCGGGCACGGTCGAGGAGGCCAATCCCACCGACTCCCTGTGGACGGACAAGGAGTACGCGAGCTATCTGCGCGATCTGAACAGCAAGGGCAAGGCCGCCCAGGCGAATGTCTTCCCGTCCGTGCACAACGCCCAGTCGGGCGACCCGCGTTCACGCTACTCGGACACCTCGCTGCGCCCGTGGTTCGTGGCGTTCGACGGCGACGCGGCCACGTATCTCAACGGCAGCATCGACACGGGCTGGTACGACTCGCACCACTATCTGCTGTTCATGACCGACGCGCAGAACGTACCGCCGGCCCTGGACGACATGAACCCGTCGGCGGCCGACGCCCAGGCCCGCGTCGCCCAACTGGCCAAGGCCCACGCGACCGTGGCGTCCAACGACTGGAAGGGGCTGCCCACCGTCCAGTCGCTGGTCCTGCCGCGCGGCTGAGCCCTACGGGCCGGGTGTCCGCCGACGTACGGGCCGGGTGTCCGCCGCCGGACGTACGGTGCCGGCGGCGGACACCCGCACCGAGGGGACGACCAGGCCGGGGTTACGCGGCGAGCGAGGCGCTGTCGCCCATCACGATGACGGGGTGGGCGGCGGGCAGCAGCGTGTGCAGCAGGTCGACCATGTGGGCCGCGGAGACGCTGACGCAGCCGTGGGTGGGACCGCCGTGGTCGACATGGACCCAGATGCCGCCGCCGCGGCTCGGGCCGAGCGGCTGGGTGCCGTCGAGGGGTGAGGTCCCGGCGACGCGGTTGTAGTTGATGGCGATCACGTAGTCGAAGGCGTCGTCCAGCGGTTCGCCCTCGAAGCCGACGCCGCCCGCCTGGAACTTCGACGAGTGGTGGTACGGCAGCTTGGTGCCCGGGTTGGCGTCGAACCCGCCCGCGTCACTGAGCGCGAACACGCCGATGGGGCTGTGCAGATCGCCCGCGTGGTGGGTACGGGTCCAACCGTGCAGCGCGTTGTGCGCGGGCCAGGCGGCGCCCGCGTGCCAGTGGCCGTCCGAGGTGCGCGACCACAGGGTGACCAGGGACTCCGAGGAGTTCTTGGCCTTTCCGGAGGCGACCAGCACCTGACGGCTCGCGGCGGGGATCTCGGCCCGGGTCTTCGGGCCGAGACCGGGGATGGAGCTGGGCAGGTTCTCGTGCGCGGGCGTGGGGTCCGCGTCCGGAGCCGCCGCGGCCTTGGGCGCCAGGCCCGTAAGCGCGGATGCGGAGCGCGCCTTGCTGTCGGCGACGGTCTGTCCGCCGGTCCGGCCGACGATCACATATCCCGCACCGAGCAGGGCGAGCGTGACGGCGACGACTGCCGCCACGATCACCTTCCGACGGGCGGCACAACGAGGCCGCCGGTGCCGACGCGGGCCACGGCTTTCCATGCTGGGACGCTCGCTGAGCGTGCGAGGAGGAGCGGCAGTCATTGCCTCGATCCTCGCAAACCCGAGTGCGAGGTCCTTCACCCAGCCCCCACTACCGCCCGTTTTATCCCACACATCACCTTCGTGGCGGAGTCCGGGTCACCACACCGCGCGGTGGACGGCGAGCAGCAGCGGCCATACGTGGTGGTCGCGGGTCGGCGCCCTCATCCCTCCCGCAGCAGCGCCTCGGTCAGTTCGCGCGGCCGGCTGAGCGCCAAGAGATGGCCGCCGGGAAGTTCCTCGACGTCAATGCCGAGCCGGGCCCGGACATTGCGCCGCTGGAACTCCAGCGGGAAGAAGCGGTCCTCGCGCCCCTGAAGGAATCGTGTCGGCACGTCGGGCCACTTCTCCAGCGGCCAGGGCTGTCCGAAGATCCCGGGCGGCGGACCGGCGGGCGGCGCCGCGAGCGCCTCCTGTGTCAGGTCGTCCGGCACGTCGTGGAAGAAGTCGACGCGCAGGTCGAACTCCGGGTCCGCGCCACGGCCGACCGCCTCCGCGTACCGCGCACGGGCCTCCGCCTGGCCGGTGTTGCCCCACCACTCCCCCGCGGTCTCGCCGGGCACCGGCACCATGGCGTTGACCAGCACCAACCGGTCCACCGGCAACCGCGCGCAGACCAGCGGCGCGGAGAACCCGCCGAGCGACTGCGCGACGACCACCAGCGGCCGCCCGTGGGAGTCGCCCGCTTCGGCCGGGTCGGCCCCCGCCGAGGTGACCGCCGAGGTGACCGCGGCGGCGATCGCGTCCGCGAAGTCATCGAGGTCGGCGGTGTCGTGCGACGGCAGGTCGAGCGTCACCACCCGGTGCCCGCGGGCCCGTAGTCCGGGCACGACCCGGTGCCAGTACCAGGCGGAGCCGTCCGCGCCGGGGACGAGTACGTACGTCGCCATCTTCACTCCCGAGGTGTACGTGCGTTCGGTTCCAACCCAGGGGCCCGCCGCCCCTCCGACGGGTGGTCAGCCCGTGCGACGCCGCAGGCCGTCCCCCGTGGTGCGCTCGCGCGGAACGCTATCCGTAGAGGGCGTCGATCCAGTGCTGCCACTCCCCCGAGATACGGGCCGCGTCCGCGCCGGGCTCGAAGTCGTGGACGCTGACGCCGACGGTCGCGCCGAAGTGGTTGCGGCCGAAGACCCGGTACATCGCGTCGCCGGTGCGCAGTCCCAGGAAGTACGCGTTCCGGTAGTCGAGCACCGCCGCCACCGGACCGTCGGCGCCGGGCGGTGTGGCCCGTACGGTCTCCCCCTGGACCGCTGTGTCCGCGATCCCCAGGGCCCGTACGGCGACGTCGAACGCGTCGGCCGCGCCTGAGGCCACCGGGCCGTTCGCCCCCGCGAAGACCGCGGGCCGTCCGGCGAAGTGCCGCAGATACTCCCGCAGGGTGTGCAGATAGAAGTCGGTGTGCTTGTCGGCGCCGTCGTACTGGTTCTCCCAGTCGTCGACGAAGATCCCGCTGTGCACGTAGCGCACCCAGGAGCCGCCGCCCGCGCGGGGCTCGATGAGGTGGTCGAGCTGGTTGAAGGTCTGCCGCGGTACGTCCTCGGGGTCTTCGGTACGGGCGATGAGGCGGTGCGGCGGGTCCCAGGCGGTGACGGTCCCGCCGAAGGGCGCGGCGCCGCCTTCCTTGGGCTCGTACTCCATCGGCCACAGCCAGCCGGCCGTACCGGTGGTGACGGCCTCCCAGACCTCGTCGGGGCCGGCGTCGACCTCGAACTCCCGGACGATCTCGAACCGTTCAGACACGCTGCTCGCCCCCGCTCCGCGGCGCCGGGGCGTAGACCACGTGGTGGACGCCCGAGGGGAACAGCTCTGACTTCACGACGGTCAGCGGGATCTCGGCCAGTCCCTCCTGGAAGAGGCGCTTGCCGCGGCCGACGACGACCGGGTCGATCAGCAGGTCGACCTCGTCCACCAGGCCCTGGCCGAGCAGCCACTGCACGAGGGTGGCGCTGCCCATCACGGTGATGTCCCCGCCGTCCCGCCGCTTGAGTGCGGTGATCGCGGCGGCCGGGTCGTCGGCGATGACGGTGGAGTTGTTCCAGTCGGCCTTCTCCAGAGTGGTGGAGACGACGTACTTCGCGATGCCGTTCATATGGTCGGCGCCGGGCTCGTCGGCCATCGCGGGCCAGGCGGCGGCGAAGCCCTCGTAGGTCGTACGGCCGAGCAGCAGCGCGTCGGACGCGGCCATCTGGGCGGAGACCGTACGGGACATGTCCTCGTCGAAATACGGGCCGTGCCATTCGTTCGGCGCTTCCATCACGCCGTCGGCGGTCAGGAACTCGGTGACGATCAGCTTTCTCATGACGTTCTCTCGATCTCCTCGGGCTCGCGTTCCTGGTGTTCGCGTTCCTGGTGTTCGTGTTCCTGGTGTTCGCGTTCCTGGTGCTCGCGTTCGCCGGCTTCTCGGTCCTTGACTTCTCGGTCCTTGGCCGCGGCGACCACCAGGGCGTCCGGCGCGGCCTTCACGGTCGGGTGAAGGGCGACGACGACCCGGTGCGGACGGCCGCTCTCGGCGTCCGGGTCGTGGTACCGGGCGATCAGCGCGCTCACGCCGAGTGCCAGCTCCTCCACGAACGCGGCGCGTTCGGCCGCCGAGGCGAAGCGCACCTCGCCGTCGAGCGCGAAGGTGGCGACGGGCCGGCGGGCCCGGTCCGCGCCGGTGATCAGCGTGCCGACGTCCCGGACCAGCCGGGCCGCGACGGACAGCAGCCAGCGGGCGGACAGCTGGTCGCGGAACCGGGCAGGGTCGGGCTGCACGGCCGCGAGCGCGGTCGGCGAGATGACGTACGAGGCCGCGGTCGCGCGCATCAGCCGCTCGGTGACATTGCCCTTGCGGCGCTCCCCCGAGAGCTCGACCAGGCCGTGCTTCTCCAGTGCGCGCAGGTGGTAGTTCACCTTCTGCCGGGGCAGGCCGACCCGGGCGGCCAGCATCGTCGCCGAGGCCGGGCCCGCGGCCAGCTCCGCCAGCAGCCTGGCCCGTATCGGGTCCAGTGAGGCCGCTGCCGCGTCGGCATCCTCGATCACGCTCACGTCCAACATGACTCCACGGTCCCACCGAACACTTTTCTTGTCCAGAACATTCACCTTGTCGGCGCAACGACCACTCCGGGCGCCCACCAGCCCGGGCCGCCCATCGCCCGACCTCCGTCGCCCAACCACCCGCCGCCCAGGTCGCGTGCCCGGGGCCGCCCGGCGAGGGCTGGGGCAGCGTGTTCGTGCGACCCGTGGGGGCCGGGCTCAGGCAGGCGTGATATCTACCTGTCGGGGGGCAGTCTTGGCACGGCCCTGCGGAGCAGCAGCCGACGAAGGGGTCGCCACATGCCATTGATCCGCCGCCGTACCGCCGCGAGACCGTCGAGGCGGGGGCGGAGCACGACGCCTCGGGTGGATCCCGCCTACGGCGACCCCGGGTTGGCCGAGGTCCGCGCAGCCGCCGCGGCGGGCCGCTGGCCGGAGGTCCGCGCCCACCTCACCGCCGCCGCCGAGAGCGGCGAAGGCGAGCAACTGACCTGGCTCGCCGAGGGCGTGATGCTCACCGCCGGCGCCGAGCTGTGGCTCCCGGACGCGGTCGCCGCGGAACCGGACTCGCCGCTGCCGCTGCTGCTCACCGGCGCCCGGCACATCGAGTGGGCCTGGGAGGCCCGCACCCGCAAGATGGCCAAGTACGTCTCGGAGGAACAGTTCAGAACCTTCCACGCCCGGTTGCGGATCGCCGAGGAGCAGTTGTACGAGGTCGCCGAGCGCGCCCCTGACTGGGCCGCTCCCTGGTACTTCCTGCAGATCACCGCACGCGGCCTCCAGGTCGGACAGCAGGCCGCCGCCCGCAGGTTCGAGGCCGCGGTGCGCCGCCGACCCGGTCATCTGGCCGCCCACCGCCAGCAGTTGCAGCAGCTGTGCCGCAAGTGGGGCGGCTCGCACGAGGCCATGCACGCCTTCGCCCGCGCCTCGATGCTCGCCGCGCCCGAGGGCAGCCCGCTCGGCGAACTCGTCGCCGTCGCGCACCTGGAGCAGTGGCTGGACGAGGAGGACGACAACCCGGGTTATCTGCGGCACTCCTCGGTGGTCCTGTCGCTGTACGAGGCCGCCGAGCGCTCGGTGCACCACCCGGACTACGTGCGGCACCGTGACTGGACGCGCGGTTTCAACACGTTCGCGATGGCCTTCGCCCAGGCCGGGGAGGCCGACGCGGCGGCGGATCTGTTCCGCGTACTGGACGGCCGGGTCACCGAGTTCCCGTGGATGTACCTCGACGGCCAGGACCCGACCGCGCCCTTCGGTTCCTTGCGGGCGCGCGTCAAGGGGTAACGTCCCTTCTTCGCACACGAGTTCCCCCACCTCCCGTTTTCCGCCCCGCCCCTCCCCCGCAACCGCTCCCGAGCCGAGCCATCCCCGAGCCGACCGAGAAAGCCGCACCGGTGTCAGACGCACAGACAACGCACACATTCCAGGTCGACCTGCGCGGGCTGGTCGACCTGCTCTCGCATCACCTCTACTCAAGTCCCCGGGTCTATCTGCGCGAGTTGCTGCAGAACGCGGTGGACGCGATCACCGCCCGCCAGGCGCTCGGAGTGGACGCGCCCGCCCGGATCACCGTGCACGCGGGCACCGACGCGCTGACCGTCACCGACACCGGCATCGGGCTGACCGAGGCGGATGTGCACCGCTTCCTCGCCACGATCGGCCGCAGTTCCAAGCGCGGCGCCGACGGCGGTCTGGACGGCGACGGACTGGCCTCCGCGCGCGGCGACTTCATCGGTCAGTTCGGCATCGGGCTGCTGGCCTGCTTCGTGGTGGCCGACGAGATCACCGTGCTGACCAGGTCGGCCGCCGACCCGGACGCGCCCGCCGTGGAGTGGCGCGGCAGTTCCGACGGCCGCTACGCGATCCGTACGCTGCCGGCCTCCGCCGTCCCCGAGCCCGGCACGACCGTCACCCTCGTACCGCGCGCGGACGGCGCCGAGTGGACCCGCCCCGAGCAGGTCGTCGCGCTCGCCCGGCACTACGGGGGCCTTTTGCGGCACCCGGTCACCGTCACCGACGAGCGCGGCGGCGTCACCCGGATCAACGAGACGCCCGCGCCCTGGGAGGTGCGGTACGGCTCGCCGCTCGCCCGCCGGGAGGCGCTGGTCGAGCACTGCCGCAGGACCTTCGACTTCACCCCGCTGGACACCATCGAACTCGACCTGCCGCTCGTGGGGTTGCGCGGGGTCGCGTACGTACTGCCCACGTCCGTGCACCCGTCGCGGCAGGCCGGGCACCGGGTGCACCTCAAGGGCATGCTGCTGTCGGACCAGGCGCACGAACTCCTGCCGGAGTGGGCGTTCTTCGTGCGCGTCGTGGTGGACGCGGACAGTCTGCGGCCGACCGCCTCGCGTGAGGCGCTGTACGAGGACGAGACGCTCGGCGCGATCCGGGACGCGCTCGGCGCCCGGATCCGCGACTGGCTGACCGCCCTGTCCGCCAGCGACCCGGCGCTGCTGCACCAGTTCATCGCCGTCCACCATCTCGCGGTGAAGGCGCTGGCCCGCTACGACGACGAGTTGCTGCGGCTGCTGCTGCCCTGGCTGCCGTTCGAGACGACCGACGGTCAGGTCACGCTGGACGAGTTCGCCCGCGCGCACCCGGTGCTGCTGGTCACGCAGACCGTCGAGGAGTTCCGGCAGGTGGCGCCGATCGCGGCCGCGGCCGGACTCGGCGTGGTCAACGGCGGCTACGCGTACGACCGGGACCTGGTGCACCGCATGCCGGAGGTCCGGCCGGGCTGTTCGGTGGTGGACCTCGATCCGGGGACGGTCACCGCGCACCTGGACACGGTGGACCCGGCCGCGGAACTGGCGGCGGCGGCCTTCCTGCACACCGCGCGGGAGGTGATCGGCCAGTTCGACTGCGACGTGGTGCTGCGCAGCTTCCACCCGGTCAGCGCGCCCTCCCTGCTGCTCGACAACCGCGAGGCCAGGCACGAGCGGACCCGTACCGAACTCGCGGGCCGGGCCGACGGGTTGTGGGCCGACATCCTCGGCTCGCTGCGTTCCGAGGCGCCCCGGGCGCAGTTGGTGCTCAACCATCTCAACCCGCTGGTACGGCGGGCGGCCACGATC
It encodes the following:
- a CDS encoding HSP90 family protein, whose amino-acid sequence is MSDAQTTHTFQVDLRGLVDLLSHHLYSSPRVYLRELLQNAVDAITARQALGVDAPARITVHAGTDALTVTDTGIGLTEADVHRFLATIGRSSKRGADGGLDGDGLASARGDFIGQFGIGLLACFVVADEITVLTRSAADPDAPAVEWRGSSDGRYAIRTLPASAVPEPGTTVTLVPRADGAEWTRPEQVVALARHYGGLLRHPVTVTDERGGVTRINETPAPWEVRYGSPLARREALVEHCRRTFDFTPLDTIELDLPLVGLRGVAYVLPTSVHPSRQAGHRVHLKGMLLSDQAHELLPEWAFFVRVVVDADSLRPTASREALYEDETLGAIRDALGARIRDWLTALSASDPALLHQFIAVHHLAVKALARYDDELLRLLLPWLPFETTDGQVTLDEFARAHPVLLVTQTVEEFRQVAPIAAAAGLGVVNGGYAYDRDLVHRMPEVRPGCSVVDLDPGTVTAHLDTVDPAAELAAAAFLHTAREVIGQFDCDVVLRSFHPVSAPSLLLDNREARHERTRTELAGRADGLWADILGSLRSEAPRAQLVLNHLNPLVRRAATITERGLAVTAVEALYGQALLLTRRPLRSSESALLNRAFIGLLDHAMHDVREES
- a CDS encoding alpha/beta fold hydrolase, which produces MATYVLVPGADGSAWYWHRVVPGLRARGHRVVTLDLPSHDTADLDDFADAIAAAVTSAVTSAGADPAEAGDSHGRPLVVVAQSLGGFSAPLVCARLPVDRLVLVNAMVPVPGETAGEWWGNTGQAEARARYAEAVGRGADPEFDLRVDFFHDVPDDLTQEALAAPPAGPPPGIFGQPWPLEKWPDVPTRFLQGREDRFFPLEFQRRNVRARLGIDVEELPGGHLLALSRPRELTEALLREG
- a CDS encoding phosphatidylinositol-specific phospholipase C domain-containing protein — its product is MTRQFTRRAPHPARTARTARLGALAACLTLAFALPLAGGGPASGADTDALPLTAATTSGLHNTYDPAAFGYLAQALDTGTSMIELDVWDDFLTQEWKVSHSNPTGNGNNCVDASTPAQLYSGGANKDLESCLDDVRVWLGAHPGHGPLIIKLEMKAGFQATFGMSPAKLDQSISAHLGSLVFKPADLLAKPGGGTYATLDDAAVANNWPTRQQLAGKVLLEIIPGTVEEANPTDSLWTDKEYASYLRDLNSKGKAAQANVFPSVHNAQSGDPRSRYSDTSLRPWFVAFDGDAATYLNGSIDTGWYDSHHYLLFMTDAQNVPPALDDMNPSAADAQARVAQLAKAHATVASNDWKGLPTVQSLVLPRG
- a CDS encoding SRPBCC family protein, encoding MSERFEIVREFEVDAGPDEVWEAVTTGTAGWLWPMEYEPKEGGAAPFGGTVTAWDPPHRLIARTEDPEDVPRQTFNQLDHLIEPRAGGGSWVRYVHSGIFVDDWENQYDGADKHTDFYLHTLREYLRHFAGRPAVFAGANGPVASGAADAFDVAVRALGIADTAVQGETVRATPPGADGPVAAVLDYRNAYFLGLRTGDAMYRVFGRNHFGATVGVSVHDFEPGADAARISGEWQHWIDALYG
- a CDS encoding dihydrofolate reductase family protein produces the protein MRKLIVTEFLTADGVMEAPNEWHGPYFDEDMSRTVSAQMAASDALLLGRTTYEGFAAAWPAMADEPGADHMNGIAKYVVSTTLEKADWNNSTVIADDPAAAITALKRRDGGDITVMGSATLVQWLLGQGLVDEVDLLIDPVVVGRGKRLFQEGLAEIPLTVVKSELFPSGVHHVVYAPAPRSGGEQRV
- a CDS encoding ArsR/SmtB family transcription factor; its protein translation is MLDVSVIEDADAAAASLDPIRARLLAELAAGPASATMLAARVGLPRQKVNYHLRALEKHGLVELSGERRKGNVTERLMRATAASYVISPTALAAVQPDPARFRDQLSARWLLSVAARLVRDVGTLITGADRARRPVATFALDGEVRFASAAERAAFVEELALGVSALIARYHDPDAESGRPHRVVVALHPTVKAAPDALVVAAAKDREVKDREAGEREHQEREHQEHEHQEREHQEREPEEIERTS
- a CDS encoding AzlC family ABC transporter permease, translated to MRSIWRTPEKGLARDIALVCVADALVGASFGAIAVGLGLPLWLPMLLSVVVFAGAAQFLFIGIVGAGGNPVAAVVAGLLVNARHVPFGFAVGDALGTGWLRRIVGSHLMVDETVAFTLAQDELRLRRVAYWACGTALFASWNLGVVAGTFGGRAVGDTDVFGLDAAFPAVLLALLLPSLNDAATRRAAAAGVVIALVAAPYLPAGLPVLLALGGVAAGAPWQHSRNEASRDGAGAARDGVAP
- a CDS encoding AzlD domain-containing protein — its product is MSTGTGLVFATAVLGVGTFAFRFAGPVLRARVPLSPRLERLMAVAVVVLLAALVATSSLTESHAFAGPARPAGVLVGGICAWRRAPFFVVVLAAAVTTAGLRLLGVA
- a CDS encoding L,D-transpeptidase family protein, which codes for MAAVVAVTLALLGAGYVIVGRTGGQTVADSKARSASALTGLAPKAAAAPDADPTPAHENLPSSIPGLGPKTRAEIPAASRQVLVASGKAKNSSESLVTLWSRTSDGHWHAGAAWPAHNALHGWTRTHHAGDLHSPIGVFALSDAGGFDANPGTKLPYHHSSKFQAGGVGFEGEPLDDAFDYVIAINYNRVAGTSPLDGTQPLGPSRGGGIWVHVDHGGPTHGCVSVSAAHMVDLLHTLLPAAHPVIVMGDSASLAA